Genomic DNA from bacterium:
TTCCAACTTGAGTTCAGAGGTCAATATCTTTCCTATCTCATAGAGAGTTTCAATTTCTTGAACCCTTCGGTTAAGTTGAGTTTGACTTTTCTCTGTCATCCTTGTTCTCCTGAAAATAGGAAGTAGAGAGTAGAAAGTAAAGAAAACATCACTCCTCACGCTTATCTCCCTATCTCCCACCTTCTATCTCCTACCTACTATTTTCATCCTCATTTGTGAGCCAACGGTTCATGGCCGTTCTCCTGAAAATAATATATCAATAAAATAAAAAAAAGTCAATCCTTTTTTAAAGGAGGTCTTTTTAAATGATGTTCTGTATTCTGTTCAAAGGTGTAGGCTACTTGTAATAGTTTCTCTTCTCCAAATAATGGGGCTAAAATCTGTAGTCCAACAGGTAATCCATCCTGTGTCCATCCAGAGGGAATAGATATCCCCGGGACACCAGTTAAATTAGCAGAGATTGTAAGAATATCAGATAAATACATTTGAATAGGGTCAGATACCCTGGAGCCAATCTTAAAAGCAGGTGTTGGTGAAGTTGGGGTAATTATAACATCACATCTTTTAAATACCTCTTCAAAATCTTGCTTAATCAATGTCCTTACCTTTTGTGCATTTAAATAATAGGCATCATAATATCCCGCAGATAAGGCATAGGTGCCAAGCATAATCCTTCTTTTGACCTCATTTCCAAAGCCTTGTGTTCTTGTCTGCTCATACATATCCATCAACTCTTTTTCTGGAACCCTAAGTCCATACTGAACGCCATCATATCGAGCTAAGTTAGAGCTCGCCTCTGCTGGGGCAATAAGATAATATACTGCCACACAATAGTCTGTATGGGGTAGGGATACTTCTAACACCTCTGCCCCTAACCCTTCCAACAATCTAATTGCTTTGTCAATACTTTCCTTAACCTCAATATCTATCTCTTCTCTAAAATATTCCTTAGGGATACCAATCTTTATTCCTGAAACATCATTGATTAAAGATTTAGTATAATCTGGTGCAGGAATGGGAGTAGATGTAGAATCATTTTTGTCATAGGTGCAAATAAGATTAAGAAGTAAGGCACAATCAGTAACATCTTTGGTAATTGGTCCAATTTGGTCTAATGAGGATGCAAAGGCAATTAATCCATATCTTGATACCCTGCCGTAGGTAGGTTTAAATCCTACTACGCCACACAAAGCCGCTGGCTGGCGAATAGAACCACCGGTATCAGAACCTAAGGCTAAAATTGCCTCATCTGAAGCCACAGCCGCCGCAGAACCACCACTTGACCCCCCTGGTACTGTCTCTAAATTCCATGGATTTTTAGTAGTCCCAAAGCATGAATTCTCAGTAGAAGACCCCATGGCAAATTCATCCATATTGGTCTTGCCGATGATAATTGCACCTGCTTCTTTTAATCTTTGAATGACAAAGGCATCATAAGGGGGGATGAAA
This window encodes:
- the gatA gene encoding Asp-tRNA(Asn)/Glu-tRNA(Gln) amidotransferase subunit GatA, which gives rise to MSELASLTAHKIHNLLKSKEVTSVEVTESVISRIEALDSKINAYITTCFDEAIEQAKEVDKKIAQGEQIHPLAGIPIAIKDNICTKGIKTTCASKILYNFIPPYDAFVIQRLKEAGAIIIGKTNMDEFAMGSSTENSCFGTTKNPWNLETVPGGSSGGSAAAVASDEAILALGSDTGGSIRQPAALCGVVGFKPTYGRVSRYGLIAFASSLDQIGPITKDVTDCALLLNLICTYDKNDSTSTPIPAPDYTKSLINDVSGIKIGIPKEYFREEIDIEVKESIDKAIRLLEGLGAEVLEVSLPHTDYCVAVYYLIAPAEASSNLARYDGVQYGLRVPEKELMDMYEQTRTQGFGNEVKRRIMLGTYALSAGYYDAYYLNAQKVRTLIKQDFEEVFKRCDVIITPTSPTPAFKIGSRVSDPIQMYLSDILTISANLTGVPGISIPSGWTQDGLPVGLQILAPLFGEEKLLQVAYTFEQNTEHHLKRPPLKKD